One part of the Pecten maximus chromosome 9, xPecMax1.1, whole genome shotgun sequence genome encodes these proteins:
- the LOC117335057 gene encoding uncharacterized protein LOC117335057 → MLKLILLSCLVACVMCQSYRSSRGSGDSLLFGGIRGNRWGTGLDRLGSDLWDNDALDRDTYGNDWNRRGGRMWRNRRGNRFDRRIDLFDRRADRFDRRADRFDRRADRFNRRGGY, encoded by the exons ATGCTGAAACTGATCTTACTCTCCTGCCTCGTGGCCTGTGTCATGTGTCAATCATACC GATCCAGCAGAGGAAGCGGGGATTCATTGCTGTTTGGTGGTATCCGTGGTAACAGATGGGGCACAGGATTGGATCGTTTGGGGTCGGATCTCTGGGACAATGACGCTTTGGATCGTGATACATATGGAAACGACTGGAACCGACGTGGAGGTAGAATGTGGAGAAACAGGAGAGGAAACAGATTCGACAGGAGAATAGACTTATTCGACAGGAGAGCAGACAGATTCGACAGGAGAGCAGACAGATTCGATAGGAGAGCAGACAGATTCAATAGGAGAGGAGGATACTGA